Genomic segment of Candidatus Cloacimonadota bacterium:
GGGATTACATAGCATACAAAGTTTATGGTGCTGAGAGCGGAACAGAATTTTATATGTCAACGTTACTCGAAGCAAACCCGAAATATTTAAGCTATGTGGTGTTCCCGGCAGGCATAAGAATTAATGTCCCAGATGTGAAGGTTGAGCTTCCCAAAACACTTCCACCATGGAAGAGAGGGTCTTAAATGGCGAAGATCAGACGGGCATCGCTATCGCTTTCGTATAACAATGTAAACATAACAGCTGATCTTTCAGATTATTTGGTCAGCTTTTCTTATGAAGATAACTCAGACAACAAAGCAGATGACCTCCAGATTGTGTTGGAAGACAAAAAAGGCTTATGGCGTGGCAGTTGGTATCCAAACAAAGGTGCCAGGTTAGTCGCCTCTATTATTACCCAAGATTGGCGATTTACAGGCACAGCGCAAACACTTCCACTGGGATCATTTGAGATAGACGAAATAAGCTACACTGGACCGCCAGATGTAGTAACGCTCAAAGCAGTGTCTATACCGGTTCATTCGTCTTTGGTTGACGAAGACAAAATAAGGGCTTGGGAGGAAACCGCTTTATCTGTGATTGCGGGAGATATAGCAAATGAGGCACAGCTTGAGTTAATGTTTGATAGCGATTTTGACCCAGAATATGACCGAATTGAGCAATCTGAGGAGCCTGACTTGCCATTCTTGCAGCGTTTGTGTGACCAATCTGGTCTAAGCTTAAAGGTATCAAGCGATAAAATTATTATCTTTGACAGTACAAAATATGAGGAAGCACCTAGCGTTGCTGTGATTGCAAAAGGTGAATCCGACATTATTTCATATGAATTTACATCGGCAACCAGAAATATCTATTCTGCAGCTAGGATAGAATATCAGCCAAGTATTTGGGAGGATCCCATCGAGTACACTTACTCCCCTCCAAGTGCCCCAAAAACAGGGAAAACGCTGTTTATTAACGAGAGAGCAAATAACTTGGCGGAGGCGGAGAGAATAGCAAAATTAAGGCTCAGAAAGATAAATGCTAACGAAAACAGGGCAAGCGTTGTGCTTGTAGGCAATCAATCTCTTGTAGCTGGAGTAAATGTAACATTCTCTGGATTTGGGAACTTCGACGGCAAATATTTTATTGAAACTGCCACAC
This window contains:
- a CDS encoding tail protein X, encoding MRKYMTVQGDTWDYIAYKVYGAESGTEFYMSTLLEANPKYLSYVVFPAGIRINVPDVKVELPKTLPPWKRGS